The Solanum stenotomum isolate F172 unplaced genomic scaffold, ASM1918654v1 scaffold25986, whole genome shotgun sequence genome contains a region encoding:
- the LOC125851462 gene encoding putative F-box/LRR-repeat protein At3g18150 — protein MEAPGSKRKRLSNRSVYLPNHVIDRIFTFLPIKDVISSSAVASPFLNSWMYARNLRFDRIFKSNCGRDDISIINKIISGHLGKKIYSFHLYIPAPNRYSLFLQEWIQIVASKGIEELEIDLWFTPDNEDTYYMHSDFIDIETLRSVKLFNCELRLSPNLKGL, from the coding sequence atgGAAGCTCCAGGATCCAAAAGAAAGCGATTGTCAAATCGTTCTGTTTATCTTCCTAATCATGTGATTGATaggatttttacctttttacctATTAAGGATGTTATTTCTTCTTCTGCCGTAGCTAGTCCATTTTTAAATTCCTGGATGTATGCTCGCAATTTGCGTTTTGATAGAATCTTTAAGAGCAATTGTGGTAGGGATGATATCTCaataatcaataaaatcatAAGTGGTCATTTAGGAAAGAAAATTTACAGTTTTCATTTGTACATTCCTGCGCCAAATAGGTACTCACTTTTTCTTCAGGAGTGGATTCAAATTGTTGCATCAAAGGGCATAGAAGAGCTCGAGATAGATTTATGGTTTACACCTGATAATGAAGATACTTACTATATGCATtctgattttattgatattgaAACTCTTCGAAGTGTAAAATTG